A genomic stretch from Synergistaceae bacterium DZ-S4 includes:
- a CDS encoding TAXI family TRAP transporter solute-binding subunit, translating to MKKVIIVTLVALLAAFSFTAVASAATYMSVATGGTSGTYYAVGGALAAAVTKDGKIQCTAETGNASVANANLIATKGIEIAFVQNDITYWAVNGQLMFQGKPLKNIRAVASLYPEHVQVVIAKDAGIKSINDLKGKRVGVGAPGSGVEGDVQAIFGVAGLTYKDLKQANFLDFAATASRFKDNQIDAGFVVAGFPTAAIMDLTTTKDVGLLNFDKAFLDKLHKQYPFFVASKIPGKTYKGIDKDTVTPAVMAILITHEDVPEQQIYDFVSSMFKNLDDIAAVHAKGKEITLKGALDGLTAPLHPGAAKFYKEKGLIK from the coding sequence ATGAAGAAAGTCATCATCGTAACACTTGTAGCGCTTCTTGCAGCATTTTCATTTACAGCAGTAGCTTCGGCAGCCACATATATGTCCGTTGCTACAGGCGGAACATCAGGTACCTACTACGCAGTAGGCGGAGCACTTGCGGCAGCGGTCACAAAAGACGGTAAGATCCAGTGCACGGCAGAAACAGGAAACGCCTCTGTTGCCAACGCAAACCTAATTGCAACAAAGGGTATTGAGATCGCGTTCGTTCAGAACGACATCACATACTGGGCGGTAAACGGACAGCTTATGTTCCAGGGCAAACCCCTTAAGAACATACGCGCGGTTGCTTCCCTCTATCCTGAGCACGTTCAGGTCGTTATCGCGAAGGATGCCGGCATCAAATCCATCAATGACCTCAAAGGCAAGCGCGTAGGCGTAGGTGCACCGGGTTCAGGCGTTGAAGGCGACGTACAGGCCATCTTCGGAGTTGCGGGCCTTACCTACAAAGATCTTAAGCAGGCCAACTTCCTTGACTTTGCAGCCACTGCAAGCCGTTTCAAGGACAACCAGATCGACGCAGGCTTCGTTGTTGCCGGTTTCCCGACAGCAGCGATCATGGACCTCACAACGACCAAGGACGTAGGTCTTCTCAACTTTGACAAGGCCTTCCTTGACAAACTGCACAAGCAGTATCCCTTCTTCGTTGCAAGCAAGATCCCCGGCAAGACATATAAGGGTATCGACAAAGATACAGTAACACCGGCGGTCATGGCTATCCTCATCACCCACGAAGATGTTCCCGAGCAGCAGATCTATGATTTCGTAAGCTCGATGTTCAAGAACCTTGACGACATCGCGGCAGTCCACGCGAAGGGTAAGGAGATCACA
- a CDS encoding TRAP transporter permease, with the protein MSETEIKTAEVLQEGDQKIDLDDLMRKYDTEARFRALEGWQAKLVSLIAIAMSCFHFYTSGFGLLLAQKQGAVHLAFTLCLVFLLYPATSKQSKTSGIPFYDFILGAVGVASAMYLVVFFNDLTTRAGLPTQTDLIMGFLLIVTLLEATRRISNPVLPCLAIVALLYCYVGRSLPDMIAHRGFSIPRIVNHMYLGTEGIFGTPLEVSSTFVFMFILFGAVLEKTGLGKFIIDLSMALAGWSTGGPAKVAVVSSGLMGTVSGSSVANVCTTGMFTIPLMKSVGYEPHFAGAVEAVASTGGQIMPPVMGAGAFIMAQFLGVPYIEVALAAVVPALLYYFAVMVQVHFEATRLGLKGIPWSQLPPLWPLLRSKGFLLIPLVAIIYFLLAGFTPLRAAFNGILVSFVLSWLNKETRLTPPRIMEAFETGARGAIGVACACATVGMVVGMGTLTGLALRIANAIVTLAGGSKILTLFYTMLASIVLGTGLPTTANFIVTSTMAAPALFKLGVPAKAAYMFVFYFGIAADLTPPVALAAYAGSGIAGSDPMKTGVTAFKLALAGFLVPYVYVYNPMLLFIDVVPLEMIQAIFTALLGVFLLAMATIGFYKAHLPWYLRITAFAGALGLLIPGTVSDLAGLGVLVLIFFIQTAKAKSLAKKKAEENTGPSGGQMQ; encoded by the coding sequence GTGAGTGAAACAGAAATTAAGACAGCAGAAGTACTGCAGGAAGGAGATCAGAAGATCGACCTTGACGATCTTATGCGCAAGTATGACACAGAAGCGCGATTCAGGGCGCTCGAAGGATGGCAGGCAAAACTTGTATCCCTGATAGCAATTGCGATGTCCTGCTTCCATTTTTATACTTCAGGTTTTGGTCTTCTCCTTGCCCAGAAGCAGGGTGCGGTCCATCTTGCGTTTACTCTTTGCCTTGTTTTCCTTCTCTATCCTGCAACATCCAAACAGTCAAAGACGAGCGGCATACCCTTCTATGATTTTATTCTCGGAGCAGTAGGCGTTGCATCTGCAATGTATCTGGTGGTATTTTTCAACGACCTGACAACAAGAGCGGGACTTCCCACACAGACCGACCTGATCATGGGATTCCTGCTGATAGTGACACTGCTTGAAGCGACCAGAAGAATATCTAACCCTGTACTGCCGTGCCTGGCAATTGTAGCACTTCTCTACTGCTACGTTGGCCGTTCGCTCCCCGATATGATCGCTCACAGGGGTTTTTCGATCCCCCGTATCGTAAACCACATGTATCTTGGTACAGAAGGAATTTTCGGAACACCGCTTGAAGTATCTTCGACCTTCGTCTTCATGTTCATCCTTTTTGGAGCAGTCCTTGAAAAGACAGGTTTGGGAAAATTTATAATAGACCTCTCGATGGCGCTCGCTGGCTGGTCCACAGGAGGACCGGCAAAGGTCGCCGTCGTCAGCTCTGGACTTATGGGCACAGTTTCAGGATCATCAGTCGCAAACGTCTGTACCACCGGTATGTTCACGATACCGCTTATGAAAAGCGTCGGATACGAGCCCCACTTTGCCGGTGCCGTTGAAGCCGTCGCATCCACAGGAGGACAGATCATGCCTCCGGTCATGGGGGCGGGCGCATTTATCATGGCCCAGTTTCTTGGCGTACCTTACATCGAAGTCGCTCTCGCAGCTGTTGTTCCCGCACTGCTCTACTATTTCGCTGTCATGGTCCAGGTACATTTTGAAGCTACAAGACTCGGACTTAAAGGGATCCCGTGGTCACAGCTTCCCCCACTCTGGCCGCTGCTGAGATCGAAGGGCTTCCTTCTTATCCCGCTTGTTGCGATAATTTACTTTCTGCTCGCGGGCTTTACTCCCCTTAGAGCGGCGTTCAACGGTATACTTGTAAGCTTCGTGCTTTCATGGCTCAACAAGGAGACCCGGCTGACCCCGCCAAGGATAATGGAGGCCTTTGAAACAGGAGCAAGAGGAGCGATCGGTGTAGCCTGCGCATGCGCCACTGTTGGAATGGTCGTCGGGATGGGAACGCTCACAGGACTTGCACTCCGCATCGCTAACGCAATAGTCACACTTGCGGGCGGAAGCAAGATACTCACACTCTTCTACACAATGCTTGCCAGTATTGTCCTCGGAACAGGACTTCCAACTACGGCAAACTTCATAGTCACGAGCACTATGGCGGCTCCTGCACTCTTCAAGCTCGGTGTGCCGGCCAAGGCTGCTTACATGTTCGTCTTCTACTTCGGCATAGCTGCGGACCTTACTCCGCCTGTCGCCCTTGCGGCTTACGCAGGTTCGGGCATTGCAGGCTCTGACCCGATGAAGACGGGGGTCACGGCTTTCAAGCTTGCGCTTGCGGGGTTCCTGGTGCCGTATGTATATGTCTATAATCCGATGCTTCTCTTTATTGACGTGGTGCCCTTAGAGATGATCCAGGCGATCTTTACTGCCCTTCTCGGCGTATTCCTCCTTGCCATGGCTACGATAGGCTTCTATAAGGCTCACCTGCCCTGGTATCTGAGGATCACGGCATTTGCCGGAGCACTGGGACTTCTCATCCCGGGAACTGTTTCAGACCTTGCGGGACTTGGTGTTCTGGTATTGATATTCTTCATCCAGACAGCGAAAGCGAAGAGCCTTGCAAAAAAGAAAGCGGAGGAGAATACCGGACCATCCGGTGGCCAGATGCAGTGA
- the deoC gene encoding deoxyribose-phosphate aldolase, translated as MIQLDLAPFIDHTNLDPAVRKEDILKLCDEALEMGFASVCVNPCYVRLVSEKLKGSGVKVCSVVGFPLGAGISPVKAYEAERAYEDGAEEIDMVMNISHAKNGSFCLLRDDIAAVVKAVPRCKVKVIIEACLLEDSEIIEACKAACEAGAHFVKTSTGFSCGGATVRVVELIRKNLPQSMGVKASGGIKDRGSAEEMIKAGADRLGTSRSVMICRSADNG; from the coding sequence GTGATACAATTGGACCTTGCACCTTTTATAGACCACACTAACCTTGATCCTGCGGTCAGGAAGGAGGATATATTAAAACTCTGCGACGAGGCATTGGAAATGGGATTCGCTTCGGTATGCGTAAACCCGTGCTATGTGCGCCTTGTCTCGGAAAAACTTAAGGGTAGCGGCGTTAAGGTCTGCTCGGTCGTCGGATTTCCCCTTGGGGCTGGCATATCGCCGGTCAAGGCTTACGAAGCTGAGAGGGCTTATGAGGACGGAGCGGAAGAGATCGACATGGTGATGAACATATCTCATGCAAAAAATGGATCGTTCTGTCTTCTGAGAGACGACATAGCTGCAGTTGTAAAAGCTGTTCCAAGGTGTAAAGTCAAAGTCATTATCGAGGCTTGTCTGCTCGAAGACTCTGAAATAATTGAGGCATGCAAGGCAGCCTGCGAGGCCGGAGCCCATTTTGTAAAGACATCGACTGGATTTTCTTGCGGAGGAGCAACAGTCAGGGTGGTTGAACTTATAAGAAAAAACCTGCCTCAAAGTATGGGTGTCAAGGCTTCCGGAGGGATCAAAGACCGCGGCAGCGCAGAAGAGATGATAAAAGCAGGTGCCGACAGACTTGGAACTTCCCGGTCGGTAATGATATGCAGATCAGCGGATAACGGATAA
- a CDS encoding LysR family transcriptional regulator codes for MHEKGIETFLAVSMSRTLGKAAELLNVTQSTVSYNLSELESEMGMMLVDRQKGMKSVSLTPAGESFLPLALKWQEVSREIANARNPGSAFSLAIGGSETVNYRLLPRVYKDLLEHDPPVYLRLLTDPTDQMYQAVESRAIDLAIVLHEETTRYVQIDPFFKESLVVARIPNEDENISDVIKPECLMPELEYYIEWSSGYRLWHDHIWDPIRTAKMRLDSVNLVGSFMDKPGQWCMVPCSAMEELKQGNDRIVFQRISEAPPDLLYYRITHRYPRASALPGLAIFDEIVQRHGFGSLY; via the coding sequence ATGCATGAAAAAGGGATCGAAACTTTTTTGGCTGTTTCGATGTCCAGGACCCTCGGAAAGGCTGCCGAGCTGTTGAATGTGACGCAGTCGACAGTAAGCTATAACCTGAGCGAACTGGAAAGCGAAATGGGCATGATGCTCGTAGACCGGCAGAAAGGAATGAAATCTGTCAGCCTTACACCTGCCGGTGAAAGTTTTCTTCCCCTTGCCCTTAAGTGGCAGGAAGTGAGCAGGGAGATAGCAAATGCCCGAAACCCCGGCTCCGCTTTCTCCCTTGCGATAGGCGGGTCCGAGACAGTAAATTACAGGCTTCTGCCCAGGGTGTACAAGGATCTTCTCGAACATGACCCACCTGTTTACCTAAGGCTGCTGACAGATCCCACTGACCAGATGTACCAGGCAGTAGAGAGCAGGGCCATAGATCTTGCCATAGTCCTTCATGAGGAGACCACCAGATATGTTCAGATAGATCCATTTTTTAAAGAGAGCCTGGTGGTCGCCCGAATACCAAATGAAGATGAGAATATATCAGATGTGATAAAGCCGGAGTGTTTGATGCCGGAGCTGGAATATTACATTGAGTGGAGCAGCGGCTACAGACTTTGGCATGACCACATCTGGGATCCTATCAGAACTGCGAAAATGCGGCTGGACTCAGTCAATCTGGTAGGTTCGTTCATGGATAAGCCCGGTCAGTGGTGCATGGTCCCATGCTCTGCGATGGAAGAACTGAAACAGGGTAACGACAGGATAGTGTTTCAAAGGATATCTGAGGCTCCGCCCGATCTCCTCTATTACAGGATCACACACAGATACCCTAGGGCCAGCGCGCTTCCGGGGCTGGCGATTTTTGACGAAATCGTACAACGGCACGGATTTGGATCATTATATTAA
- a CDS encoding sodium ion-translocating decarboxylase subunit beta produces MDLYLSALKGVIDQSGIIALSGGNLLMLFVSFILLYLAIVKDFEPLLLLPIAFSCLLVNLPLSGIIDEGGFLYFVKFGIDHELYPIIIFMGIGALTDFGPLLANPVTFLLGAAAQLGVFVAVIGAMMMGFTIQEAAGIGIIGGADGPTAIYLCAKLAKHILPAVAVAAYSYMSLVPLIQPPVIKLLTTKEDRAIKMEQLRPVSRRERILFPIISTIACGLILPPSVPLIGMLMFGNLLRECGCTERLNLAAQNEVLNATTIFLGISVGATMSADSFLRVETIMIICLGLVAFIFSTAGGVIFGQVMKVMTKGKVNPIIGAAGVSAVPMAARVCQKVVQKEFPGSYILMHAMGPNVAGVIGTAVAAGAMLTLLSK; encoded by the coding sequence ATGGATCTCTACCTTAGCGCCCTTAAAGGGGTCATAGATCAGTCGGGGATCATCGCCCTCAGCGGAGGCAATTTGCTGATGCTCTTTGTATCGTTCATCCTTCTGTATCTTGCGATAGTAAAGGATTTTGAGCCTCTTCTGCTTCTTCCGATCGCGTTTAGCTGCCTTCTGGTCAATCTCCCCCTTTCCGGAATTATAGATGAAGGCGGTTTTCTCTATTTTGTAAAATTCGGAATAGACCACGAACTCTACCCCATAATAATCTTTATGGGCATAGGTGCTCTGACAGACTTTGGTCCGCTTCTTGCTAACCCTGTTACATTTCTACTCGGAGCAGCAGCACAGCTCGGAGTCTTTGTTGCCGTCATAGGAGCCATGATGATGGGCTTCACTATCCAGGAAGCAGCCGGCATAGGCATCATAGGCGGAGCCGACGGTCCGACTGCGATATACCTTTGTGCGAAGCTGGCAAAGCATATACTCCCTGCAGTGGCGGTAGCGGCATACAGCTATATGTCGCTTGTGCCCCTTATCCAGCCCCCTGTGATCAAGCTCCTTACCACAAAAGAGGACAGGGCGATAAAAATGGAACAGCTCCGCCCGGTCTCCAGGAGGGAAAGGATACTTTTCCCAATAATCTCTACCATAGCATGCGGACTTATACTGCCGCCTTCGGTACCGCTTATCGGCATGCTGATGTTTGGCAATTTGCTTCGTGAATGCGGCTGTACGGAACGTTTGAATCTCGCAGCTCAGAACGAGGTCCTTAACGCGACGACGATCTTCCTGGGGATCTCTGTAGGGGCGACTATGAGCGCAGATTCCTTCCTGAGGGTCGAGACAATCATGATCATATGCCTCGGTCTGGTCGCATTCATCTTCAGCACCGCAGGAGGAGTTATCTTCGGACAGGTCATGAAAGTAATGACCAAGGGAAAAGTCAATCCGATAATCGGGGCGGCTGGCGTTTCAGCAGTACCGATGGCCGCGCGTGTCTGTCAGAAAGTGGTCCAGAAGGAATTCCCGGGATCATATATACTCATGCACGCAATGGGGCCGAACGTTGCCGGAGTTATCGGAACTGCAGTCGCAGCAGGAGCGATGCTGACGCTCCTTTCGAAATAG